A window of the Gossypium hirsutum isolate 1008001.06 chromosome A03, Gossypium_hirsutum_v2.1, whole genome shotgun sequence genome harbors these coding sequences:
- the LOC107927946 gene encoding uncharacterized protein has product MQSLRRPNSQTFKQIKAKRWRRRLMVLTPPRTSPFQPETSLVEVREELMVSPASENENKNPCLRTAHFLKPISSSLETPLPKLPSQRVSSIEPKDLPLSISFHGWRCRASNWSAWVEKMVVLHESTWKKAGIYEAIVNSTYQIKRNSDLVLGLAEKWYCGTKSFLFSWGEASVTLEDMMILGGFSVLGSPVFTPLEAEESKEAEENLKSARIEIVRSKAKKACPRLWMQRFMDSGNEIEHEAFLAFWLSRYVFTNAHETIREHVFPIAVHLARGTRLALAPAVLASIYRDLCLLKDAITASTKMGKEEVFKLTLWSPFQLVQVWAWERFAELRPKPNPIAKGEPRLVQWHDVSCKVENVRLALELANGSFEWRPYTMQIDNWKQPKFYRENEFCIWTTARLDKELESFVRCLKASELVGLDCIEQYLPHRVARQFGIDQDIPSCVPQSKDQTPELAWLNYCESLTGVKLYIPSRLYKAGVTARYLQWWNKSVSESKGTAKGLKKSAKKPKGKKQEKSSSGCLGFHQKIESFPGKTEANDPSVSPNCSTKSSKKQGDNINKTTNASGSLSCFPLKKSKSVSQILEEKQVSNNDSMSGSCRRNSMKSAKNLKRKKEVKEGSTSPNVPLGSSKESVQTLKRKDKDEKDSASPGFSKKHMKKSAVRSKGMKEDTPVSASSRFASGSSKKPALVVKDKEEGSSDSAHQVLPLANAIKLPSTVERKKGPSADDPICSVRKFDGKEAEDCLEDNNPTIAEMMRSCKKSRKVKTKDSDDDGNPSGHSQGLSSTIADDEVVKYLEPLAILAEKVIEDESVLRIGESFEGPYKDQREPKIVQEEIVMGESEQTVKDAEDGLPEQPVPEMLSINGVEGECSCYAVDIPGLTLEARISRLEKLVEELKAMRSACK; this is encoded by the exons ATGCAGTCTCTCCGTCGCCCAAATTCTCAAACATTCAAGCAGATCAAAGCAAAACGATGGCGGCGCCGCCTCATGGTCCTTACACCGCCACGAACCTCTCCTTTCC AACCAGAAACAAGCTTAGTTGAAGTAAGGGAAGAGCTCATGGTTTCACCCGCTAGCGAAAACGAAAACAAAAACCCTTGTTTAAGAACAGCTCATTTCCTCAAACCTATTTCAAGTTCCCTTGAAACCCCACTTCCTAAGCTTCCTTCACAACGTGTTTCTTCAATTGAACCTAAAGATCTGCCTTTAAGTATCAGTTTCCATGGGTGGAGATGCAGGGCAAGTAATTGGTCGGCATGGGTTGAAAAGATGGTTGTTTTACATGAATCAACTTGGAAGAAAGCTGGTATCTATGAAGCCATCGTGAATTCAACTTATCAGATTAAGAGAAACAGTGATTTAGTTCTTGGTTTAGCTGAGAAATGGTATTGTGGGACTAAAAGTTTCTTGTTTTCTTGGGGAGAAGCTAGTGTTACACTTGAAGATATGATGATCCTTGGGGGGTTTTCTGTTCTGGGTTCCCCTGTTTTCACCCCACTCGAAGCTGAAGAATCGAAGGAAGCCGAAGAGAATTTAAAGAGTGCAAGGATCGAAATTGTGAGAAGCAAAGCTAAAAAGGCTTGCCCTCGTTTATGGATGCAGAGGTTCATGGACAGTGGCAATGAAATCGAGCATGAAGCGTTTCTTGCCTTTTGGCTTTCGAGGTATGTTTTCACTAATGCACACGAAACGATTAGGGAACATGTTTTCCCCATTGCAGTACATTTAGCTAGAGGGACAAGGCTTGCGTTAGCACCTGCTGTACTTGCTAGTATTTATAGAGATTTGTGTTTGTTGAAAGATGCTATTACCGCTTCAACTAAAATGGGGAAAGAAGAGGTGTTTAAGCTTACCCTTTGGTCACCATTTCAATTAGTTCAGGTTTGGGCTTGGGAGAGATTTGCTGAGTTAAGACCCAAACCGAATCCGATAGCAAAAGGTGAGCCAAGGTTGGTTCAATGGCACGATGTGAGTTGCAAGGTTGAGAATGTGAGGTTAGCTCTAGAGTTAGCTAATGGAAGTTTTGAATGGCGGCCTTATACGATGCAGATTGATAACTGGAAACAACCTAAGTTTTATAGGGAGAATGAATTTTGTATATGGACTACTGCACGTCTCGATAAAGAGCTAGAGTCCTTTGTTCGTTGTTTGAAGGCCAGTGAGCTAGTGGGGCTTGATTGCATAGAACAGTACCTTCCCCATCGAGTAGCGAGGCAATTTGGAATAGATCAAGATATTCCCAGTTGTGTTCCTCAATCAAAAGATCAGACTCCTGAGCTTGCCTGGCTCAATTACTGTGAATCACTCACTGGTGTAAAATTATACATTCCTTCTCGGCTATATAAAGCTGGTGTTACGGCACGCTACTTGCAATGGTGGAACAAGTCGGTATCGGAGAGCAAAGGAACAGCTAAGGGGTTGAAGAAATCAGCAAAGAAGCCTAAAGGAAAGAAACAAGAGAAAAGTTCTTCTGGTTGCCTTGGCTTTCATCAGAAAATAGAGAGTTTCCCTGGAAAGACTGAAGCTAATGATCCGTCGGTTTCTCCTAATTGCTCCACGAAGAGCTCAAAGAAACAAGGAGACAATATCAACAAGACTACTAATGCTAGTGGTTCTCTCTCTTGTTTTCCTCTTAAGAAATCAAAGAGTGTATCCCAGATTTTAGAAGAAAAGCAAGTGAGCAACAATGATTCTATGTCCGGCTCTTGCAGAAGGAACTCTATGAAATCAGCCAAGAatctgaaaagaaagaaagaagtcaAGGAGGGATCTACTTCTCCCAATGTTCCTTTGGGAAGTTCCAAAGAATCAGTTCAAACTTTGAAAAGAAAGGACAAAGATGAGAAAGATTCTGCTTCTCCCGGTTTCAGTAAAAAACACATGAAAAAATCCGCAGTGAGATCTAAAGGAATGAAGGAAGATACTCCTGTGTCTGCCTCTTCTAGATTTGCTTCTGGAAGCTCCAAAAAACCAGCATTGGTTGTGAAAGACAAGGAGGAAGGTAGCAGCGATTCTGCCCATCAGGTTTTACCTTTAGCAAATGCAATAAAATTACCCAGCACTGTTGAAAGGAAGAAGGGACCCAGTGCCGATGATCCTATTTGTTCCGTGCGGAAGTTTGATGGAAAGGAAGCAGAGGATTGTCTTGAGGATAATAATCCAACTATAGCAGAAATGATGAGATCTTGCAAGAAGAGTCGTAAGGTCAAAACTAAAGATTCTGATGATGATGGAAACCCATCAGGCCATTCTCAaggtctttcatctacaattgcAGATGACGAGGTTGTTAAATATTTGGAGCCATTAGCAATATTGGCTGAAAAGGTTATCGAGGATGAATCTGTGCTAAGAATAGGGGAATCTTTTGAAGGTCCCTACAAGGATCAGAGAGAACCAAAGATAGTGCAGGAGGAAATTGTGATGGGAGAATCAGAACAAACAGTTAAAGATGCAGAGGATGGCCTGCCAGAACAACCAGTTCCCGAAATGCTAAGCATCAATGGTGTTGAAGGAGAGTGCAGTTGCTATGCAGTTGACATACCGGGATTAACACTTGAAGCTCGGATTAGCAGGCTTGAGAAACTGGTTGAAGAGCTAAAAGCAATGAGATCTGCTTGCAAGTAG